A window of the Pongo abelii isolate AG06213 chromosome 10, NHGRI_mPonAbe1-v2.0_pri, whole genome shotgun sequence genome harbors these coding sequences:
- the ZNF384 gene encoding zinc finger protein 384 isoform X5 produces the protein MEESHFNSNPYFWPSIPTVSGQIENTMFINKMKDQLLPEKGCGLAPPHYPTLLTVPASVSLPSGISMDTESKSDQLTPHSQASVTQNITVVPVPSTGLMTAGVSCSQRWRREGSQSRGPGLVITSPSGSLVTTASSAQTFPISAPMIVSALPPGSQALQVVPDLSKKVASTLTEEGGGGGGGGGSVAPKPPRGRKKKRMLESGLPEMNDPYVLSPEDDDDHQKDGKTYRSEGNCGTGNGQSLGLMDSVPGSTTNLLCDPGCRMCSLTFYSKSEMQIHSKSHTETKPHKCPHCSKTFANSSYLAQHIRIHSGAKPYSCNFCEKSFRQLSHLQQHTRIHTGDRPYKCAHPGCEKAFTQLSNLQSHRRQHNKDKPFKCHNCHRAYTDAASLEVHLSTHTVKHAKVYTCTICSRAYTSETYLMKHMRKHNPPDLQQQVQAAAAAAAVAQAQAQAQAQAQAQAQAQAQAQAQAQAQASQASQQQQQQQQQQQQPPPHFQSPGAAPQGGGGGDSNPNPPPQCSFDLTPYKTAEHHKDICLTVTTSTIQVEHLASS, from the exons ATGGAAGAATCTCACTTCAATTCTAACCCGTACTTCTGGCCTTCTATCCCCACAGTCTCAGGTCAG aTTGAGAACACAATGTTCATCAACAAGATGAAGGATCAACTGTTGCCAGAGAAGGGCTGTGGTCTGGCTCCACCTCACTACCCCACCTTACTGACAgtgcctgcctcagtgtccctgcCCTCAGGCATCAGTATGGACACAGAGTCCAAGTCAGACCAGCTGACCCCACACAGCCAAGCGTCCGTTACCCAGAATATCACGGTGGTCCCTGTGCCGTCTACAGGACTGATGACTGCTG GAGTCTCCTGTTCTCAGAGGTGGAGAAGAGAAGGGAGTCAATCAAGGG GTCCGGGTTTGGTAATCACGTCCCCCTCAGGCTCTCTTGTGACCACAGCATCATCAGCTCAGACCTTCCCCATTTCGGCTCCCATGATTGTCTCAGCTCTTCCCCCTGGCTCACAAGCCCTGCAGGTTGTCCCTGACCTCTCCAAGAAGGTAGCATCGACCCTAACCGAggaaggaggtggaggtggtggtggaggtggcagtgtggCTCCTAAGCCACCCCGGGGCCGGAAGAAGAAGCGGATGCTGGAATCAGGGCTGCCCGAGATGAATGACCCTTATGTCCTCTCCCCTGAGGATGACGATGACCATCAGAAAGACGGCAAGACCTACAG GAGCGAAGGGAACTGCGGCACAGGAAATGGACAGAGCCTTGGGCTCATGGATTCAGTTCCCGGCTCCACCACGaatttgctgtgtgaccctgg GTGCCGGATGTGCTCACTGACATTCTACTCCAAGTCGGAGATGCAGATCCACTCCAAGTCACACACCGAGACCAAGCCCCACAAGTGCCCACATTGCTCCAAGACCTTCGCCAACAGCTCCTACCTGGCCCAGCACATCCGTATACACTCAGGGGCTAAGCCCTACAGTTGTAACTTCTGTGAGAAATCCTTCCGCCAGCTCTCCCACCTTCAGCAGCACACCCG AATCCACACTGGTGATAGACCATACAAATGTGCACACCCAGGCTGTGAGAAAGCCTTCACACAACTCTCCAATCTGCAG TCCCACAGACGGCAACACAACAAAGATAAACCCTTCAAGTGCCACAACTGTCATCGGGCGTACACGGATGCAGCCTCACTAGAGGTGCACCTGTCTACGCACACAGTGAAGCATGCCAAGGTGTACACCTGCACTATCTGCAGTCGGGCATACACATCA GAAACATACCTTATGAAACATATGCGCAAACACAACCCGCCTGATCTTCAGCAACAAGTGCAGGCAGCAGCAGCGGCGGCAGCAgtggcccaggcccaggctcaGGCCCAGGCTCAAGCTCAGGCCCAGGCTCAGGCTCAGGCCCAGgctcaggcccaggcccaggcccaggcctccCAGGcatcacagcagcagcagcagcagcagcagcaacagcaacagccACCACCACACTTCCAGTCTCCTGGGGCAGCCCcccagggtgggggtggtggggacagCAATCCCAACCCTCCACCCCAGTGTTCCTTTGACCTGACCCCGTATAAGACGGCGGAGCATCATAAGGACATCTGCCTCACTGTCACCACCAGCACCATCCAGGTAGAGCACCTGGCCAGCTCTTAG
- the ZNF384 gene encoding zinc finger protein 384 isoform X6, with amino-acid sequence MEESHFNSNPYFWPSIPTVSGQIENTMFINKMKDQLLPEKGCGLAPPHYPTLLTVPASVSLPSGISMDTESKSDQLTPHSQASVTQNITVVPVPSTGLMTAGPGLVITSPSGSLVTTASSAQTFPISAPMIVSALPPGSQALQVVPDLSKKVASTLTEEGGGGGGGGGSVAPKPPRGRKKKRMLESGLPEMNDPYVLSPEDDDDHQKDGKTYRSEGNCGTGNGQSLGLMDSVPGSTTNLLCDPGCRMCSLTFYSKSEMQIHSKSHTETKPHKCPHCSKTFANSSYLAQHIRIHSGAKPYSCNFCEKSFRQLSHLQQHTRIHTGDRPYKCAHPGCEKAFTQLSNLQSHRRQHNKDKPFKCHNCHRAYTDAASLEVHLSTHTVKHAKVYTCTICSRAYTSETYLMKHMRKHNPPDLQQQVQAAAAAAAVAQAQAQAQAQAQAQAQAQAQAQAQAQAQASQASQQQQQQQQQQQQPPPHFQSPGAAPQGGGGGDSNPNPPPQCSFDLTPYKTAEHHKDICLTVTTSTIQVEHLASS; translated from the exons ATGGAAGAATCTCACTTCAATTCTAACCCGTACTTCTGGCCTTCTATCCCCACAGTCTCAGGTCAG aTTGAGAACACAATGTTCATCAACAAGATGAAGGATCAACTGTTGCCAGAGAAGGGCTGTGGTCTGGCTCCACCTCACTACCCCACCTTACTGACAgtgcctgcctcagtgtccctgcCCTCAGGCATCAGTATGGACACAGAGTCCAAGTCAGACCAGCTGACCCCACACAGCCAAGCGTCCGTTACCCAGAATATCACGGTGGTCCCTGTGCCGTCTACAGGACTGATGACTGCTG GTCCGGGTTTGGTAATCACGTCCCCCTCAGGCTCTCTTGTGACCACAGCATCATCAGCTCAGACCTTCCCCATTTCGGCTCCCATGATTGTCTCAGCTCTTCCCCCTGGCTCACAAGCCCTGCAGGTTGTCCCTGACCTCTCCAAGAAGGTAGCATCGACCCTAACCGAggaaggaggtggaggtggtggtggaggtggcagtgtggCTCCTAAGCCACCCCGGGGCCGGAAGAAGAAGCGGATGCTGGAATCAGGGCTGCCCGAGATGAATGACCCTTATGTCCTCTCCCCTGAGGATGACGATGACCATCAGAAAGACGGCAAGACCTACAG GAGCGAAGGGAACTGCGGCACAGGAAATGGACAGAGCCTTGGGCTCATGGATTCAGTTCCCGGCTCCACCACGaatttgctgtgtgaccctgg GTGCCGGATGTGCTCACTGACATTCTACTCCAAGTCGGAGATGCAGATCCACTCCAAGTCACACACCGAGACCAAGCCCCACAAGTGCCCACATTGCTCCAAGACCTTCGCCAACAGCTCCTACCTGGCCCAGCACATCCGTATACACTCAGGGGCTAAGCCCTACAGTTGTAACTTCTGTGAGAAATCCTTCCGCCAGCTCTCCCACCTTCAGCAGCACACCCG AATCCACACTGGTGATAGACCATACAAATGTGCACACCCAGGCTGTGAGAAAGCCTTCACACAACTCTCCAATCTGCAG TCCCACAGACGGCAACACAACAAAGATAAACCCTTCAAGTGCCACAACTGTCATCGGGCGTACACGGATGCAGCCTCACTAGAGGTGCACCTGTCTACGCACACAGTGAAGCATGCCAAGGTGTACACCTGCACTATCTGCAGTCGGGCATACACATCA GAAACATACCTTATGAAACATATGCGCAAACACAACCCGCCTGATCTTCAGCAACAAGTGCAGGCAGCAGCAGCGGCGGCAGCAgtggcccaggcccaggctcaGGCCCAGGCTCAAGCTCAGGCCCAGGCTCAGGCTCAGGCCCAGgctcaggcccaggcccaggcccaggcctccCAGGcatcacagcagcagcagcagcagcagcagcaacagcaacagccACCACCACACTTCCAGTCTCCTGGGGCAGCCCcccagggtgggggtggtggggacagCAATCCCAACCCTCCACCCCAGTGTTCCTTTGACCTGACCCCGTATAAGACGGCGGAGCATCATAAGGACATCTGCCTCACTGTCACCACCAGCACCATCCAGGTAGAGCACCTGGCCAGCTCTTAG